The DNA window TTCACAAAATACTATTAactataataatgtttttttatttatttgtgttttttttctagtttatgttttttttttcaatttgttttttatcttttaatattaattttattgagaattgagtttcataatcttttttaattttctttttatggggttatttcaatttcatgacCCGGATCAcaggtttaacgagttaacttgattgactcgatttttttaattgactttttttttctcaatttcatcattcaacattaatttGATTGACAATTAgactttgtgatttatttttgtttgctttatatgagtttatctcagtctcataactCGTATCAcaagtttggcgggttaacctaAGTTCACATGAGTCGTATTCTGCAtccttttgttaattaatttttttttcaatttcatctttcaacacttGGTTAACAAAGAACTAAAAGAGAATGAGATTTTACAATACCACtcctcacaaaatactattcactataatagtgttttttttttcaatttcaatttttttttcattattcaatattagataTATTGGAGATTggactttataatattttttaattttcttcttatgAGGTTATTTCAGTCTCATGACTTAGACTAtgggtttaacgagttaactcAGTtgtcttaagttttttttttcttttttgtaattgacttttttttctcaatttcatcattcaatgtcaaattgattgagaattaggctttatagtttattttggtttgctttctatcaAGTTATATTTGCCTCATGACTCAGGTGACATGGttaatgggttaacctgagttaactcaGGTCGTTttgtatccttttttaattgatttttttcttaattcatctTCCAACACTTGGTTGATTGAGGGTTTTTTAtcaaatgctaaaaaataaaattgaaaaaaaaattacataaaaggatttgaaataaaaaatagtaattaaaaaaatgaggttgaaaatcaaaataaaaaataaattagaaggtaacaaaaaaaaatttctttgagagttaaattgaaaagaaaaataaatttaacaaaaaaaaaatcaaaagtataagaatcaaatttgaaaaaataatgcaccaaaaataaaattaagaaccaataaaacttttacaagaaaaaaagagaaaaaattagaaatgaaaaaaataaggatcgaattaaaaaaaaataatataaaaaaaattgaaattaaatgactaaattaaaaaacatacaaaacttttataaaaagacatggaacaaaaattagaaattaaaggaataaagactaaaattgaaatacaaaaaacgAAGAGGTTCAACGTGTGATTTTTAggggatgagagagaaaagaatgagaaaaaagagaaatattcgATGGTGACAAGCCGTCATCACATGCattaagagaaataaaatttgGTGGCTTTTTCAACGATACGATAGAAGGACGTGTTTAACCATTAGAAGGCATATCACACACTACTAAAAGGGCGTAGACCCCTCCTACATGTTAGTGCTTGAATTACACACATCAACAACTTTTtagaattaaatattaatttatcttgtGAAAAAGACCAAATTGCTCTTCATGTTTTTggaattaacaaaaacatatatgaaatgacaaaaatactcttaaacacatgacttattttttcttaattccaagtgtaaagatgttttttttattgtaatttaaaaagcaaaaaaaaataatcgccCTTgatcaacaacttttttttttacctagagagtaatttaattattatattgtcttaaaaagtttttttaaaagagatatatatatattttaaataattttttaatgactaaTTGGACACGAAAAAACTATCGAGTTACCCCGGAAACACCGAGcatctcattttttcttttagggacaaaaattaatttaacttatatATGTGTGTACAATGTTCTTACAACACCTAGAGCTTTTGTTAattaaacagaaacaaaaatatgaaCCTTTGACATAGCATATGTCCCAGTTTTACATGTTCAGGACTTGGTGTGGTTCAAATATCCAATTGACTCAATTGCGGATTCAACTAAAAgtatagattttatttatttatttaaatatagaGTTCTATCGTTTGAGAAATTTaatggtgttaaaaaaaaatctagtaatatcttattattctttttttttaaaaaaaaaaaaaactcatgacctTGCTAAAATTCCACTCAGTCGTTTAAATAGTCGAACGTTGTAGTCAAGAGCCGAGTTTTAGTTttgggacttaattgaataaaatcaaaatgtaGCTACAATCAGACAATAGAAAAagtacaaggataaaataatattctggACCAACTTAATTTCCGACTCCTAAAACCCTAGCCCTTCTCTGTGGCTGATCACCAAAGAAGAGGCAGAGGTAGCGGCCTGAAAACACACGCAATAACTGAAAAGGGAAGTACGCCTAAGTCAATGAGTGCGAAGGGAGACTCTACAGAAAAGCTCAAGGGAGTACAGATTTCCTCGCTTGATGAAGACGATGAGGTTGAAGAAGtcgttgaagaagaagaagaagaagaagaaggtgacgatagtgaagaagaagaagaaccagtAACACTAGGTTTCTTGGAAAAGACAAAGAATTGTTGGTCTCTTTTGCGGCAAGTATTTCCTAGCAAGGCTGGTGGCGTGCCGGTACTTAtatttcaactcttcaaaactccttttctttctttgattttattttatttatctgcCATTTAGTTTGTTTAAAGCAAGACCTGTATTTGCTATATTGTTGTTAATGTATATGTTGCAGGCATGGCTGGATCCTGTTAATTTACCATCTGGAAGGTCTTGTGTTTGTGATATATGTGAAGAACCTTTACAGTTTTTGCTTCaggtaatcttttttttttttttttggtttaggtGCACGATAATTTACCAATTTCTTGAATTTACATGCCGCAGACAATTCTTTGTCGAATTTTCATTATTTGCGCATGAGACTGTTCCAATTCtctgcttccttttctttttgtcagTGGTGGATGTTTATCTTTGAATACTTTGGTTGAACTTAGAGTCAGTGTATATACTATGTGCATATCTGCCTATGGCATTTAATTCGCTGTAATTTTCAGTGATTTGAATTTGAGAAGTTGAAGAGAAAATGCATTTTCTGTTGAATAATTATCTAGGTATATGCACCAATAACAGAGAAGGAATCAACATTTCATCGAACATTGTTTGTGTTCATGTGCCCATCAATGTCCTGTCTTCATAGAGATCAACATGAGCAATGGAAGCGCAGTCCAGAAAAACCATCTCGAAGGTATCGGTGTCTATTGACTGGTTTCGTTGTTCTTCTCTTTTCAAATATCATGACTAGGAACAGCTAAGAATCAATctgatttcttattcttctacTTTCTTTCTGAAGTGTGAAGGTTTTTCGTTGTCAATTACCTTGCTCTAATCCTTTTTACTCAAGTGAGCCTCCAAGAAACGATGGAACTGATAAACCGTCTGGATCTGGGGGTAACatttatcttcaatttcttttcatttatctaATATTGCATTCATGGTTTAGGTTTTTTGTTGCCACCGAGAATAACCATCCATGTCACTTTTATAGAATATTAAAACGGcaaacaatgaaaaacactttaaatttaGTATGTGGCAATATTTTTCATTgtcttttgataaattaatccTCGCGAAATGTGCGTAGCATCTCCTAAAACAATTTGAATGAGTAGGCACCACAATTGACTGTGCAACTGCTCTGAGAAAGTATAAGGATTCCCTCAATTGAAGGTTGTAGCACACATTCTAATCTCTCCTCTCTCAGAACACACGTCATTAATTTATGGAATGACCCTCCCTCACTGCCTTTCTCCTTTTTTGTAACCCTAAAGTTGTGTTCCTGTCAGTGAACTAAGACAAAACTAGAATTTgagttagttattttttttttactgatttgTGCTTGGATTTGGCAGTTGCTTGCTTCACtccatgattttgtttttacttccTCATCCACCTATACAGAACTGAACCTAAAATTTTCTGTTAATGGATTTGGTACTCAGTGCGGGTGTGATTTGAGCTATTTGCTAGCTAGATGGAACATTTGCAACACTATGAGGTTGAAGGATGGACCTTTTGAaagtgaatttttgtttttctacatGATATTCATTTTGCTTgcttcctctctctttcttttgaaaTGGTTGGAAATTGTCATGGGGTTCTAGTATTTTATGAGAACTGAGGGTATTGTTGATTGTTTCATAGTTTGTATTTCACGAGCCAGAGAATCCATGATACTGAAACCTCACCTGTACCCCACATTATTGCTTTCTGTTTTTCAACTACGATGAAATTCTATCCCTCCCATGGCAGATcactatttatatgaatttagCCTACTTGAAGATGCATCTAGATTTTCCTCTTACTGGAAAATTGAGGCCAATGCCCTCAAAAAGTTTTGATGAAGGTGGTAACAAGCATTGTTGTCAAGAGAAGTTTTACTGCGAGCTGTCATATTTGAGCTCCGTGGTTTTGATTCACCATCATCCTTTGCTAAAGACCTTGATTTGAACTTTTAGCATGATGATAAACACTGAGCTGATCTGTCTTTTTTCAGCTCTCCTAGTTTTGGTTTTCAATAGACAACTTGAATGATCGCCTTTACAAAACAACTGCTCCATCATACTTTACAAGAGCATTGCTGAGCCATAAATGGCCTTTCTTGTAAGATCTTAGTCCTTTGACTTGTTGATATGATAACAATCATCAAATGGAGGATACAAATTGTTCCCACATGAAGACGACATAATGCAATAGCATAATCTCTCAAAAGACAGGATCAAAACTGCCAATACCCAAAATTAAGGGTTTTTCTATAtagtttttcctttatttacTTCATTGACTAGACCTGCATTATTCTATTCTGAATGTAATAGGTTTGACACATCACCTAATATATTGCTAACAAAGCCTTGCTTCCAAACAAGCAATTAATATCCTCCTACATGAGACTGATAAACCCTTACTCAATATGAAGACATCATTGTTTGGTGCAACATGGCTGCAAGGATCCTAAAGCTCTAAGATAGAtagattaattgattaaaatcaaattaatattttcgtCTGATATGTGTGAACATCACTACCCATGTTTTACATATTTCCATTTGAATCACATTTATCTCCTTCTGTCAGACCAAGCATTTATGATGCCCATCATTTTTGCTTGTTTTAGTTTCGCTTTGTAACTGGTGTGGTACCTGGAAAGGAGATAAAGTTTGTAGTGGTTGCAAAAGAACAAAATACTGCTCCCATAAACACCAGGTATGAGTTGTCAACATGTCATGAGTTCATTTTAGGCCATTCTTGCTGAATGAACATCCTCTCCATTGTTTTCATATCTCACAGGTTTTGCACTGGCACTCAGGTCACAAAATTGATTGTCAACAGTTGAGCCTTTCAGTTGACTCTAGTTCCAGTAAGAATGGAACCACTTCGGCAGAGATCATTAAAGGCTAGTATATACATCATGAACCTGGGTCTGGGGTATTGCACTAATTTATATATGCATATCATTATGGTCATTGTACTTAATTCTTAttaattgaagataaaaatgTCTATCGCTTCTTAGAAAACAATTACATTTAATAATCATGTGATCATTTTATCACACCTTGTACCAAAATATCATCTTATTTAGAGTATTTTCTGAACCCGCAATGGTTAAGGAATAGAATTGTTCAAGTGCAAATTGGTGACATGACATTTTGACCTAGAATCTAGCATTATGAATGGTTGGTTGTGAGTACCGAACACATCATAATGTAGTTGATACATTGTCTTGTGTCAGGCTTACTCAATGAAATTTATGCTTCAAAAGGTCTTTCAGACGTgtctgattttattttcttgttttcgaACAGTTGTTAGCAATGCCTTGTGGCCAGAGTATGAGATgataaatgatgatgaaaatgaatatGATGCTGAAATGTCTGATGATAACATACCCACTCATTCACTGGTGTCTAGGAACAAAATGGACAGCACAATGAATTCGTTGTTGGACATTTTTGAGGTATCAATTCGCGCTCTTGTTAATGGAAATTTATGCACTTACATAAATCTCCTGCCTGCTTATTTTAGTGCTGTGGGCAGGGCAATAGTGACAAAAAGTGCTGGGCGTCTTTCCAACAGCGCATAGCCAAAGCGCCCGAACAAGTGTTAAGGTGATATGAGCTAATATattttgagatcattttttgtatttaatattcTAGAAAACTTGAACACGATTTGAATTCATGTGATTGCTTCAGCCATC is part of the Populus trichocarpa isolate Nisqually-1 chromosome 2, P.trichocarpa_v4.1, whole genome shotgun sequence genome and encodes:
- the LOC7487805 gene encoding uncharacterized protein LOC7487805, translated to MSAKGDSTEKLKGVQISSLDEDDEVEEVVEEEEEEEEGDDSEEEEEPVTLGFLEKTKNCWSLLRQVFPSKAGGVPAWLDPVNLPSGRSCVCDICEEPLQFLLQVYAPITEKESTFHRTLFVFMCPSMSCLHRDQHEQWKRSPEKPSRSVKVFRCQLPCSNPFYSSEPPRNDGTDKPSGSGVSLCNWCGTWKGDKVCSGCKRTKYCSHKHQVLHWHSGHKIDCQQLSLSVDSSSSKNGTTSAEIIKVVSNALWPEYEMINDDENEYDAEMSDDNIPTHSLVSRNKMDSTMNSLLDIFEGNSDKKCWASFQQRIAKAPEQVLRYCRNASAKPLWPLSSGQPSKADIPNCSYCGGPSDFEFQILPQLLYYFGVKNDADSLDWATIVVYTCKSSCEASMAYKEEFPWVQLYPTSAT